A genomic window from Phocoena sinus isolate mPhoSin1 chromosome 20, mPhoSin1.pri, whole genome shotgun sequence includes:
- the CDK5R1 gene encoding cyclin-dependent kinase 5 activator 1, with the protein MGTVLSLSPSYRKATLFEDGAATVGHYTAVQNSKNAKDKNLKRHSIISVLPWKRIVAVSAKKKNSKKVQPNSSYQNNITHLNNENLKKSLSCANLSTFAQPPPAQPPAPPASQLSGSQTGVSSSVKKAPHPAVTSAGTPKRVIVQASTSELLRCLGEFLCRRCYRLKHLSPTDPVLWLRSVDRSLLLQGWQDQGFITPANVVFLYMLCRDVISSEVGSDHELQAVLLTCLYLSYSYMGNEISYPLKPFLVESCKEAFWDRCLSVINLMSSKMLQINADPHYFTQVFSDLKNESGQEDKKRLLLGLDR; encoded by the coding sequence ATGGGCACGGTGCTGTCCCTGTCCCCCAGCTACCGGAAGGCCACGCTGTTTGAGGATGGCGCGGCCACGGTGGGCCACTACACGGCCGTGCAGAACAGCAAGAACGCCAAGGACAAGAACCTGAAGCGGCACTCTATCATCTCCGTGCTGCCTTGGAAGAGGATCGTGGCCGTGTCGGCCAAGAAGAAGAACTCCAAGAAGGTGCAGCCCAACAGCAGCTACCAGAACAACATCACGCACCTCAACAATGAGAACCTGAAGAAGTCGCTGTCGTGCGCCAACCTGTCCACGTTCGCCCAGCCCCCACCGGCGCAGCCGCCCGCACCCCCTGCCAGCCAGCTCTCGGGCTCCCAGACCGGGGTCTCCTCCTCCGTCAAGAAGGCCCCGCATCCTGCCGTCACCTCCGCAGGGACGCCCAAACGGGTCATCGTCCAGGCGTCCACCAGCGAGCTGCTGCGCTGCCTGGGTGAGTTTCTCTGTCGCCGGTGCTACCGCCTGAAGCACCTGTCCCCCACGGACCCTGTGCTCTGGCTGCGCAGCGTGGACCGCTCGCTGCTCCTGCAGGGCTGGCAGGACCAGGGCTTCATCACGCCCGCCAACGTGGTCTTCCTTTACATGCTCTGCCGGGATGTCATCTCCTCTGAGGTGGGCTCCGACCACGAGCTCCAGGCCGTCCTGCTGACCTGCTTGTACCTCTCCTACTCCTACATGGGTAATGAGATCTCCTACCCGCTCAAGCCCTTCCTGGTGGAGAGCTGCAAGGAGGCCTTTTGGGACCGCTGCCTCTCCGTCATCAACCTCATGAGCTCCAAGATGCTGCAGATCAACGCCGACCCCCACTACTTCACACAGGTGTTCTCCGACCTGAAGAACGAGAGTGGCCAGGAGGACAAGAAGCGGCTCCTCCTAGGGCTGGACCGGTGA